Proteins from a genomic interval of Diceros bicornis minor isolate mBicDic1 chromosome 34, mDicBic1.mat.cur, whole genome shotgun sequence:
- the TGFB1 gene encoding transforming growth factor beta-1 proprotein encodes MPPSGLRLLPLLLPLLWLLVLTPGRPAAGLSTCKTIDMELVKRKRIEAIRGQILSKLRLATPPSQGEVPPGPLPEAVLALYNSTRDRVAGESAETEPEPEADYYAKEVTRVLMVETSKDIYKTVKQSPHSIYMFFNTSELREAVPDPVLLSRAELRLMRLKLKVEHHVELYQKYSNNSWRYLSNRLLTPSDSPEWLSFDVTGVVRQWLSQGEVMQGFRLSAHCSCDSKDNKLQVDINGFSSSRRGDLATIHGMNRPFLLLMATPLERAQHLHSSRHRRALDTNYCFSSTEKNCCVRQLYIDFRKDLGWKWIHEPKGYHANFCLGPCPYIWSLDTQYSKVLALYNQHNPGASAAPCCVPQVLEPLPIVYYVGRKAKVEQLSNMIVRSCKCS; translated from the exons ATGCCGCCCTCCGGGCTGCggctgctgccgctgctgctgccgctgctgtGGCTACTAGTGCTGACGCCTGGCCGGCCAGCCGCCGGACTGTCCACCTGCAAGACCATCGACATGGAGCTGGTGAAGCGGAAGCGCATCGAGGCAATCCGCGGCCAGATCCTGTCCAAGCTTCGGCTCGCCACCCCCCCGAGCCAGGGGGAGGTTCCGCCCGGCCCGCTGCCCGAGGCCGTGCTGGCCCTTTACAACAGTACCCGCGACCGGGTGGCCGGGGAGAGCGCCGAGACGGAGCCCGAGCCCGAGGCGGACTACTACGCCAAGGAGGTCACCCGCGTGCTAATGGTGGAAACAAGCAAGG ACATCTATAAGACTGTCAAGCAGAGTCCACACAGCATATATATGTTCTTCAACACATCGGAGCTCCGGGAGGCAGTGCCCGATCCCGTGCTGCTCTCCCGGGCAGAGCTGCGTCTGATGAGGCTCAAGTTAAAAGTGGAGCACCATGTGGAGCTGTACCAG AAATACAGCAATAATTCCTGGCGCTACCTCAGTAACCGGCTGCTGACCCCCAGTGACTCGCCGGAGTGGCTGTCCTTTGATGTTACTGGAGTCGTGCGGCAGTGGCTGAGCCAGGGAG aGGTAATGCAGGGATTTCGCCTCAGTGCCCACTGCTCCTGTGACAGCAAAGATAACAAACTTCAAGTGGACATCAACG GGTTCAGTTCTAGCCGCCGAGGTGACCTGGCCACCATTCATGGCATGAACCGGCCCTTCCTGCTCCTCATGGCCACCCCGCTGGAGAGGGCCCAGCACCTGCACAGCTCCCGGCACCGCCGAGCTCTGGACACCAACTACTGTTTCAG CTCCACGGAGAAGAACTGCTGCGTGCGGCAGCTCTACATCGACTTCCGCAAGGATCTGGGCTGGAAGTGGATCCACGAGCCCAAGGGCTACCACGCCAACTTCTGCCTGGGGCCCTGCCCCTACATTTGGAGCCTGGACACGCAGTACAGCAAG GTCTTGGCCCTGTACAACCAGCACAACCCGGGCGCGTCGGCGGCGCCGTGCTGCGTGCCGCAGGTGCTGGAGCCGCTGCCCATCGTGTACTACGTGGGCCGCAAGGCCAAGGTGGAGCAGCTGTCCAACATGATCGTGCGCTCCTGCAAGTGCAGCTGA
- the TMEM91 gene encoding transmembrane protein 91, protein MESPSLRELQRPLLAGVGCEPAVQKTGEPELGPPFRETAFAESLRGWQCLPPLPSVSASLGEPGPPDLEDVSSSDSDSDWDGGSLLSPLLPHDHLGLAVFSMLCCFWPVGIAAFCLAQKTNKAWAEGDVQGAGAASRRAFLLGVLAVGLGVCTYAAALVTLAAYLASRDPP, encoded by the exons ATGGAGAGCCCCAGTCTCCGAGAGCTCCAGCGGCCTCTGCTGGCGGGCGTGGGCTGCGAGCCGGCTGTCCAGAAAACTGGGGAGCCTGAGCTGGGGCCTCCCTTTCGAGAGACAGCCTTTGCGGAGTCGCTGAGGGGTTGGCAGTGCCTACCACCTCTTCCCTCTGTGAGCGCCAGCCTGGGGGAGCCAGGGCCCCCCGACCTTGAG GATGTGTCATCCAGTGACAGTGACTCAGACTGGGATGGGGGCAGCCTTCTCTCGCCGCTCCTACCCCACGACCACCTCGGCTTGGCCGTCTTCTCCATGCTGTGCTGCTTCTGGCCCGTGGGCATTGCCGCCTTCTGCCTAGCCCAGAAG ACCAACAAGGCTTGGGCCGAGGGGGACGTCCAGGGGGCAGGGGCCGCCTCCCGCCGCGCCTTCCTGCTGGGGGTCCTGGCTGTGGGGCTGGGCGTGTGCACTTACGCGGCCGCCCTGGTGACCCTGGCCGCCTACCTCGCCTCCCGAGACCCGCCCTAG
- the B9D2 gene encoding B9 domain-containing protein 2, translating to MAEVHVIGQILGATGFSESSLFCKWGVHTGAAWKLLSGVREGQTQVDTPQVGDMAYWSHPIDLHFATKGLQGWPRLHLQVWSQDSFGRCQLAGYGFCHVPSSPGTHQLDCPTWRPLGSWREQLARAFVGGGPQLLHGDAIYSGADRYRLHTAAGGTVHLELGLLLRHFDRYGVEC from the exons ATGGCTGAGGTGCACGTGATCGGGCAGATCTTGGGTGCCACAGGTTTCTCGGAAAGTAGCCTCTTCTGCAAGTGGGGCGTCCACACAG GGGCGGCATGGAAGCTCCTGTCTGGCGTGCGGGAGGGCCAAACACAGGTGGACACCCCCCAAGTAGGGGACATGGCCTACTGGTCCCACCCCATCGACCTGCACTTCGCCACCAAAGGCCTTCAAG GCTGGCCCCGGCTCCATCTCCAGGTGTGGTCCCAGGACAGCTTTGGCCGCTGCCAGCTTGCAGGCTACGGCTTTTGCCACGTGCCCAGCAGTCCAGGCACCCACCAGCTGGACTGCCCCACGTGGCGGCCCCTGGGCAGCTGGCGGGAGCAGCTGGCACGGGCCTTCGTGGGTGGCGGGCCTCAGCTGCTGCATGGGGATGCCATCTACAGTGGGGCCGACCGCTATCGCCTGCACACAGCTGCCGGTGGCACCGTGCACCTTGAGCTGGGCCTACTGCTGCGCCACTTCGACCGCTATGGCGTTGAATGTTGA